In Mycobacteriales bacterium, the following proteins share a genomic window:
- a CDS encoding cupin domain-containing protein, producing MTTKTAALVRRAGEGDKTWFFGGGEWTWKVASKDSGGELSLVEIAMDGGKRTPLHTHPIAESMWVLEGDIRYHVDGENIELGTGDYVLVPAGVPHAFLVVSAHARILAIQASCDCEAFYLGASEPLEGSERVTDFDRIGQSAATNGGITLLGPPPF from the coding sequence ATGACGACGAAGACGGCAGCCCTCGTCCGGCGGGCAGGCGAAGGCGACAAGACGTGGTTCTTCGGTGGGGGGGAGTGGACCTGGAAGGTCGCCAGCAAGGACAGCGGCGGCGAGCTCAGCCTCGTCGAGATCGCCATGGACGGCGGCAAGCGCACTCCCCTGCACACGCACCCGATCGCCGAGTCGATGTGGGTGCTCGAGGGCGACATCCGCTACCACGTCGATGGCGAGAACATCGAGCTCGGTACGGGCGACTACGTCCTGGTGCCGGCCGGCGTTCCGCACGCGTTCCTGGTCGTCAGCGCCCATGCCCGCATCCTGGCCATTCAGGCCTCCTGCGACTGCGAAGCCTTCTACCTCGGCGCCAGTGAGCCGCTCGAGGGTTCGGAGCGGGTCACCGACTTCGACCGCATCGGGCAGAGCGCAGCAACCAACGGCGGGATCACGCTGCTGGGGCCGCCGCCGTTCTAA
- a CDS encoding helix-turn-helix domain-containing protein, whose product MSTPYLESGRARQKQRTRDALVEAARRLIEDGDIPRVEDVAEASGISRTTAYRYFPTQAMLLAAAFPETTRTSLLSDPAPAAVEDRVGVVLDAFIDIIERTEVQQRAMLRLSLGEQPHELPLRQGRAIGWMTEALEPLLPSLGVDGVRRLAVALRSVSGIETRVWLADVAGLDVGEIRELQTWMVQALVATAAAGMPANSAEPS is encoded by the coding sequence ATGTCAACGCCGTACCTGGAGTCGGGCCGGGCCCGTCAGAAGCAGCGCACACGGGACGCGCTCGTGGAGGCTGCGCGGCGACTGATCGAGGACGGGGACATCCCTCGGGTCGAGGACGTGGCCGAGGCGTCCGGCATCTCTCGGACCACGGCGTACCGGTACTTCCCTACTCAGGCCATGCTGCTCGCGGCCGCCTTCCCGGAGACCACGCGCACGTCACTGCTCAGCGACCCAGCGCCAGCCGCGGTGGAGGATCGAGTTGGCGTCGTTCTCGATGCGTTCATCGACATCATCGAGCGGACCGAGGTCCAGCAGCGCGCGATGCTGAGGCTGTCGTTGGGAGAGCAGCCGCACGAGCTGCCATTGCGGCAGGGCCGGGCCATCGGGTGGATGACTGAGGCGCTCGAGCCGCTGCTGCCTTCGCTGGGGGTGGACGGAGTACGGCGACTCGCGGTCGCTCTGCGCAGCGTCAGCGGGATCGAGACCCGAGTCTGGCTGGCAGATGTGGCCGGGCTCGATGTGGGAGAGATCCGCGAGCTGCAGACCTGGATGGTCCAAGCACTGGTCGCCACAGCAGCGGCCGGGATGCCCGCCAACTCCGCAGAGCCATCCTGA